TCAGATAATCCCTATCAAAGTGGGGAGTTGCATCTCTTGGAAACATTCCAAATGGTGTGGTTTGTTCTTGTTCTGCTGTTGTTAGCTGTATGTTTTTTTTATGGATATCACTAGTTCCAGTGACTTGAGTTAGTGATGTACATGGTTAAGATGTAATTGGTCTTATCAAGTCAAACAACCTGTGGGTATGATGAAACGGGAGTTGCTGCGATCCATCTTGATTAATTCATCAATTATTTTAATCACTGATCCAAGATAAATACTTTAGATGTCATACGAGCATAATTATTTTAATCATAATCAAGACTTCCCTTTTGGTATAATGTTGCACCGACACAAAAGAATTTAAAGCATATTATAGTATCAATTTGGTACGTAATGTACCAAcctaggataaaaaaaaaaaatgaaatatttgTGTACAATGCATCCacttatgataaaaaaaacaaaaatattggaCGCCATTAGAGCATCTCCTTAACGTGTGATACATCCACTTCTTCAACAATAAGACATCCAATATGCCCAACTCACGCATCCCCTTCTATTAGATAGATGTATGCATATGCCTAAGATAAGAAAACAACCAAAGTATTATTACTTTATAATAGTCCATTAAGGTTCCAAAATAAACATTGTAATATAAGCTGAATAAACCCTAATCAGACTTGCTAAACTAATAATAAACTTCTTATCTGCTTTTTACACATTAGCAATAAACAAATGGTCTTTTCAATTATACTTTTGGTGCAGTCTTTTATATAGTAAGTGTCACATCGATAGAAGTTTTATCTACCATCAGAGTGATTTATTCTCAACCAATGATATcacttaaaaaacaaaaaaaatcaccaCGTTGAATTGAGCAGCAATCTTTTACCTCTTTAGTCTTTCTTATATATAAACCAAATCATTTGGTCACTTGTGTTTCATGTGATCGATATGACTTCAAAGTCTAATGTTACTCGAGCGACGCCCCAACCCCTACCCTTCCATTTTATTTTGGGGGTATACTCGATGGGCCCACGCGGGGTCCACTATTGGACCTTCCCTATAAATGGGCTGGCGAATCACGGTAAGGACGCTTCCGATCCCTGGGGGACTCAACCCGATGGATCCCTCCCCGCAAAATTCGTCCTCCACCGCCGGTAACGGCGGCCTCCCCTCCACCgggaccgccgccgccgccgcctccagcCCCGCCCCCAACCCGACCTCCGCCGGGACCATCGGCTCCGCAGCCGACCCTGCCGAGGAGGCGAAGCAGAACCTGACCCAGGTCATCAACTCCGTCGACAAGACCCTTGGCCTCCTCCACCAGCTCTACCTCACCGTCTCTTCCTTCAGCGTCGCCTCGCAGCTCCCGCTTCTCCAGAGACTGTGAGCCCTCCTCCTCTTTGTTgcccccttccccttctcctttcccgCCCTGGAGAGGTGCCTCTGATcctagggtttttttttttttcctttttggcgGGGATGGTTCTTTTGGGCTCGCTCCCACAGGAACGCCTTGGTGGCGGAGCTTGACGCGATGCAGAAGATGGCGGACAAGTGC
Above is a genomic segment from Musa acuminata AAA Group cultivar baxijiao chromosome BXJ3-4, Cavendish_Baxijiao_AAA, whole genome shotgun sequence containing:
- the LOC135636710 gene encoding mediator of RNA polymerase II transcription subunit 10b-like gives rise to the protein MGWRITVRTLPIPGGLNPMDPSPQNSSSTAGNGGLPSTGTAAAAASSPAPNPTSAGTIGSAADPAEEAKQNLTQVINSVDKTLGLLHQLYLTVSSFSVASQLPLLQRLNALVAELDAMQKMADKCNIQVPMEVVNLIDDGKNPDEFTRDVINSCIAKNQITKGKTDAFKSLRKHLLEELDQAFPDEVETYREIRASSAAESKRLAQSQSALPNGDVKVKQEH